The sequence CATTTTTCTGCCTAGGGCATTTTAAACATAGTCACTTACATCTGCTCCTTTCAGGGCAATGGAAAAGAAACCTTCTTCATACTTGATAATACCAAATGTTGTCAGTCATCAGATGAACCCCGAAAATAAGAATGACAAATTAGTTTCCATATTCAGTCATCAAAAATATAGTAGCTGTTTACCAACttcaattaaattgaattcaataatGTATTATGTTTAAATGCAGTAGGCTATGGTGGTTGAATTCatacttttgaagtaactaGAGGTGGGGTTTGCACCTCTAGAGGTTTGACATATCTAGAACTTTAAAAGTTTTGATGGCAACACTAGATttagatgatgatgatgctgctgctgctgctttaATGTCCGCAGTGAAGAGGGGTTTTCATAAATTCTTGTACAGAAATTTCACTCTGCTTATTGTCATCATTTGGTGAATTTTACACCTCATGTAATCAAAACCACATGCCTGGTATATGCGATCATAGtgtttaaaataacttttgacAGGCACCGAAAGAAGGTTAAAAGGAAAACCTAAAGAAGCCATGTGGAACAGACAAATTTCAACTCAAGACTGTAAATAATCTATACTATCTTCATCAACTCCAAAAGcatctttctttatcaatgttattattataacaaaacTCTTATTAAATTCTAGTTTCAACCAGTAATTAACCAACACTGGTTATGTTTTCAAAAAACCGCAGTTTCCCATCACAACTCtgtaattaaaaactaaatgaaAAGACAGAGTTGGTGCTATTTCCATAAACTCATTTGGTTTTGCAAACCAATTAACTGGTACTGGTACAAGATCGCACTAGCAATTATTTGCAGAATGAAATGGAGAAAGAAGCAAAATAGTTTTCTGTACTAGGAAAAGCTCTATATTCAACAGAACGAAATCAAGAGACTCACAAGGAGGAAAACTGAAAGACTGACATCAAGaacaaacaaacaattaaACAAATTATGTATAACTTAAGCTTCATATCATGATTGGTGCagagaaagataaaaattgtatACATATCATCTTCAGATCCTCGCAGATTTAAGAAAGAATTAACTCAAGAAGAACCCACCATCAACCAATTAATCTCCCTTTCCTTCCTCAATCAcaagaagaaataattaaaagaaaactttgaCATTATCAGTTGATAGCATCACACCTGCGCCTAATCTCACCTCTTCTTCCGGTCTTGATTCCATGAACACTAAGCTTCTCCATAGCCTTTGCAAAATCATGGAAAAACTTATTCTGATCTTTAGCATACATCTCCACAAAAGGCCTGGTTCTTGGATCATTATACAACCCATGATCTGACTCTAGTAATCCCAACCCTTTAGGCAAATTCTGGAAATACATGTTATCAAACTTATTTGGAGTcataatatcattaaaaactGAAAGAGTTGGATTCTTTGGATAATCAGCACAAGCCTTCTGCAACCCTTGAGCAAATCTTGGATTATAATGTGTGTCATTATACACACTGCTACTGAACTCCTTGCAGTGAGAGAAACCTATAGTGTGCGCCCCACTTAGAGCCACCATTTCCTGAATAGTAAAACCTTTAGAAGTGAAAATCTTGATAATGCTAGACATCGGCGTAGTGGGTCTTGGCAGATTCCCTTCTACATAAGAAGATTTGGAGATGCGATAATCCTTCCTTCCAAGAAGAACGTTATAGTAAGGACCACCCATCATAGTGACAAGGTCGCGGGTGGCAACAGCAAGGATATCAGCGCAAGAAACTGTGTTGGGGCAAGAGAGCTCGAGAGCAGTCTTGGCACGAGTGACTAGATCGAATGCGTCACCTGGGAGTGAGAGGTTGATGTCTGCATCGCGCTCGGCCATGTTGAAAGGAGTGGAGGAGATGAGAATGGAGGCGTCGCAGCCGTTGAGGAGACAGTCGTGGAAGAAGACACGGAGAGAGGCGGCGGCGGTTGTGGGGCTAGTGATTTGTTTGTTGGTAACGGTTTCTTGCATGATTTGAGTGAATCTTGGACATGATTTGTCGTAGTAGTTGTAAGAGAGTCTTGATTCAGAGaagataaaaagaagagagagagaaaggaaaatgagGAATAACGAGGGTGGTGGCTTTGTCATGGTTGCTGtggcggtggtggtggtggtgatgaGAGAGGGAAAGGAGAGTGCTTTTTTAGCTACAAAAGTGAGCTCAAGAAGAAGTGATGGCTTTACACTTCGAGAAAATGCACGCGCCACTCTCTTCACTAGCCACCAATCACGGGTTGCTTGCGGGGCCAGTTGTGAATGGCTGTTTAGTCATTTGGCAAATGCTCATGAGCTGTGTAATGCACAATACAACCATGTTAGTGCTGTTCCGGAATGGACCAATATGGACTATTACGCACACATACA comes from Ricinus communis isolate WT05 ecotype wild-type chromosome 5, ASM1957865v1, whole genome shotgun sequence and encodes:
- the LOC107261130 gene encoding peroxidase 31-like, whose translation is MTKPPPSLFLIFLSLSLLFIFSESRLSYNYYDKSCPRFTQIMQETVTNKQITSPTTAAASLRVFFHDCLLNGCDASILISSTPFNMAERDADINLSLPGDAFDLVTRAKTALELSCPNTVSCADILAVATRDLVTMMGGPYYNVLLGRKDYRISKSSYVEGNLPRPTTPMSSIIKIFTSKGFTIQEMVALSGAHTIGFSHCKEFSSSVYNDTHYNPRFAQGLQKACADYPKNPTLSVFNDIMTPNKFDNMYFQNLPKGLGLLESDHGLYNDPRTRPFVEMYAKDQNKFFHDFAKAMEKLSVHGIKTGRRGEIRRRCDAIN